The Cryptomeria japonica chromosome 9, Sugi_1.0, whole genome shotgun sequence DNA segment acaaaaaaattgaatttgttaaAAACCATTGTTGATTCTGTCAGTCAGAGGAAGTTCTGTTGGCATTGTTCATATATACTGTGAATTGCTATCTTAATGCTAAGAAGAGCTTCTTATAGGAAATGCCCTGTGAACTTTTTAAAATACTCTTGAAACCATAAATTGCAATTTTAGAGCCAAGAAAAATTATCTTGGAATAAAATGAATTCAGAATATGTTAATAACTTAATAATCTTTGGCATGTCATTACATTTGGCCAGCTTGAAGTGTTTATTATGTTCACAAATGACTTTTTTTATTTGTCTTAATCAGGCAAAAGGAACCAACAGCATCCCATTTTCTCAGATCCGCAAAAGACATGGAAGATGCCAAAATGATTTGTCTTAAGGATCTTTCACCAGCAGCTACAAATACAGTGAATACAAAGTTTATTATGTTGGAGAAAGGGAAACCAATGAAAGATGGAGGAGAAAGGACTTGTTTGACTTTGGTAGCTGATCAATCTGCTTCTGTTCACTTTCAACTTTGGGGAAATGAATGTGATGCTTTTCAACCTGGTGATATTATTCATCTAACTAATGGCATTTTCTCCTATCATAAAGCTAATCTTGTTTTAAGAGCTGGAAAGAAAGGGAGGGCACAAAAGATTGGAGAGTTCATTATGACCTTTGTTGAGATGCCCAATATGAGTGAGCTGCGTTGGGTGCGTGATCCTTCTGATCAGAAAAGGTTAATACCTGATCCTACCATCTCCGTCCCTCCCTCTTCCAGAATATTTCCTTCTATTCAAAATTGACCAACAAAAGCCATTGGTAGTAGTTATTCTTACAAATGACTGTTATATTTGGATTGTCTAAAAAGATTTTGAAATATGACCCTGGGATTTTTATCTTGCCTGTCACTACTGTATTTTGTTTTGATAAGTAAAGAGCATATATATTTGACtgataaaaatactaatatttaaCATTCACCGGTTTCTCTATTAAATAGGTACTTTGCAAGTTGTGATATGTATCAAACGCATGATCAGGAAATATGTCACTACAACATGTCAACATTAATCTTTGATGGCATGTTAAAATGATATACATTTTCCTAACATCCATTTTTTCGGGTGCACTATATattatcatcaatgttgcctttgAACCTCGATGGTATGGTATATCAAAAATATGATCAGGAAATACATCACACAACATATCAATATTAATCATTGATGACATGGTAAAATCAATACATATTCCTAACATCCATTTTTTGTCCGATGCACAATATATCACAGCTGGATACATGATATTTTGCCTTTGGACACTAACGCAAATCAAATAAAAGATTACCATCCTGATGGATTGACAATGCCCCTTTCCACAATATATTGTTGCAATAGGAGGCATGTGGACTCTCAGGCTCGAGTCTCCCTTATTAgtttatttctcttttattttgcCCTTTTTTTGTTTGAAGTAATTCCTTGCATGGTCTCTTGCTCAAGGTTCAGTGCAATGTAGCTTTATGATCAGATGATATAGTCTTTTAATGTTCTCATGTATGGGCGGGGGCTCCAATAGATCCGTCATTAATTAATCCAAAAAATGTTACTTTCCACAATGGAAGATTACCCCATAAACTATAACTACTGTGAACACTTTTatcatttatgatttatgataACTTTATACATGGAATGAATGTGGATTGGAGTCTAGTTGCCTGTAGATGTTTTCTTTACAGAAAATGGATTTTCTTTTCTCTAAAAATTACATTTCTTTGTAAAGTTATGTATTGCAATAGACTTACAAAAGCACAGAGGAACGGGCATGGTATGGTATAGAAGAATGGCCACATACAAGTATTGACCTAAAGCTATAATACAGGAATAAAAAAAGCAAATATTTGCCATGCCTTTGTAGTTGTACAAATGTTGATCTAATGAGGCTATAATATAGGATTTAAAAAGCACAAATATTTGCCATGTCTTTCTACTTGTACAAATATTGACCTAATAAagctatatatatatgtgtttgcCATGTCTTTCTAGTTGTAAGTTCTTATTTAACTTAATATCTTTTGTATTAATTTACGTGCTGGAACTCACAAACCAGTTAACACCATAATTGCATCCAAATGGACATCTAGAAACCAATCAGGTCTGTAACTCAGAGAAAGCTACCTGGTTTTCATTGATCTTGAATAGCCGAGTAAACCTACGTGAATGCATACAATCTCAAATTCAACAAAAAACTAAAAACTTGAGAGTTGAGTATCAATATATCATATGTCAATTTAAAGGAGCTCGTCACAATGTAGTCTGCCCATGCTGGTGGTGTCAGGGCATTTAACTTATTTTGCTGGTCATCCATGGTTATCAATTACAAGGGTCCTATGACCATCTATCCCAAGAACACGTGAAATCTGCTTTCTTGTGTTTTATATAACATTTTGCAACATGGAAttctagttatttatttatttatgctcGAATGGAATCTTGCAATATTGCCATTATCTGCAAGTATGAGCACTCGTGGACATGCAACTAATATGCTATGCGCTCAAATATTTCTGCAATGTGTTTAATGTCAAATTATAAAGTTGGAAAGCGTATCAGAGACCAAGTTTGATCTTTTGGCACAAGATGTATGGTCAAATCGATGTGTTGACAATCGATGCGTTCATATCTCTATTCATCTATTGCAATTTGATACTTGAAAGgtatatcagattttcacaatttATTTTGTGCTTTTCTAAGTGATTTAAGAGCTTAAAACTATTGGTTCAGTTTTTGAGTAGTTTACATGGATCATATGATGAGTCATTATGTACACAAAATTTTAGAAGTGATCAATTGAACGTGTTAATTGATACACATAGATATCACAATAATCATATGCTACACCTACAAAAAAAAGTTGCATAACTCAATtcaattaatattattattgtgCAGATATATATTTAaggttaaatattttttttattgtgtcatccaaataaatcaaattaaagcattaaTGGTTTAGGGTGTTTTGTTTTTTGGTTCAAAATGTTATGCTAGGCATTTGTGTTGGCATTGATTATACTCTTATCACCGTCCACTTTATAACATTTTAAGTTCAAATACATAATGGCTTTTGCGCCCATTGCAAGACCTAGCTTTTCACCACAACCATTTTTCAACATGCTTCTATTATGGCCATTGCACTCTCCATCATCCCAAAAGCTTGCCGAATCCTCTCCAGTTGATTGAAGGCTTTCGGATTGGGCATTATAGGTAAAGACTTCCATCATTTCTCTTTCTAATTTCCActaaagacattggttcaatttgtGACTATTATATGACATCTATATTTGAATCATACAATTGTCTTATTGTCTTTATTTTATCATCCCTTCAGTTGCATTCATCATTTTACAGACAACTTCTCAATTTTGTTAAATACGTATTGCTTTCTATACAAGTTAAAAAATGAAACACTTGGTATATATGGTTTCATGAAATTGTTTATTGAGGATTTCATTTTTCAACTTTTTTATATATTCAAGGTCCATATTGACAAATCATTATAGTGTATCTCAAGGGTTTCAATTTATAACCCGCATATAGTTGAGTTAGTATTTAATATGGGTTAAAGTGTAAGGTTGTAATATTCCCAATGAATAAAAGATggatttaactttaaaaaaaagaaaataaaagaaatatagaGGCAAAATAAATATTTTGCAAACACTTGTGTTGAAGAATACCCAACACACACAAGAAGATCACAATATTTTTGTAAATACTGTCAACATCGGATTGCACCAAATTTACACTCAAAACACCATAACCTCTTAAATtgtttattttcaaatttaattacgTAGAATGTGCTGCTACAATAGAAATATAATAGCAACAATAGAAAAAACAATAAATAACAATTATATTGCAAATTCGTACTCAAACCAGAGTTAAATGCATTGCCAACAACTCAAAAACTCCAAAATTGTGGGAGTATTGCCAAACTCCAAAATGATCATGCCGAAACAATGGTACAACTCTAGAAATGAAcatgaaaaaaaatacatttacTTCAAAAACCAAATAACAATAATACCAAATCCACACTTCAAAACACTTAAATTGCAAAACCTCGCTGCAAACTCCATTGTTGCACTACCAAATTGAAATCCTAGACAACTACAAAATACTCTAGCCTCTAAAATGATCACACATGACAAAAATATTAGCAAGAACCCCCTTTACCACATTTAAGACATCAAAAGCACACTGAAAACCCAACTCCAACACCAAACTTCAAATAGACATGCCACTATAAAACTAGTTGAAATCTACATAATCCATGAGGCTCCACCACAATCTCTAGATGAATTGCTGTCTTGAATCAAAGGTTTTTTTTTGTCCTTTGACTCATGCAACCAATGGGTTTTCATGCACATATCACAACATTTTTGGGCTTTCGTCCACAAAAGCAACTCACAAACATAGGGCTCTGCTAGAGAAAAATAAAGCACTCAAGATCCAAACCACTCCTGAGTTGGCATCATTATTTAAATATTaagttcatttaatatttattttctcaataaaTGTAAATTGCTTCAGGACATtataaatattgaataaataatGTTTCCTAATGTGTCTAGTTACCTTTGACTTACCATTTTTGGATAGTGGAaacctactatttttagtaagttctatttttggaAAAAAGTGAAAGGAAGTTAAGGTGTAGAAAACACTTTTTTAATattaatctagtgggggagatagtgCAAATTTTCTTAAAAAATCTTCTATTACAAAATCGGAAACACATTCACAAGCAGATAATAAAcatgaataaagataaacacaatgaaaagcacacaatTTTTTATTCTAGTAAACTAACAGTTACAATACAATGTCAACATTTAGCTTCTTCAACATGATTCTACAACTAACAACCCACAATCCGGATTAATTTCAATAGCATAATACTTCACCCGCAATACACAATATGACTTCAAATCTCCAAGgctaccttttatagagaaatacaacaCAAGAAGACGCTTCTAGATGAAGTTACAAGATGGGGTTGTACAAAGAATTTGGCCCTATTTTCGGCCACCAAAAGACATGCAAATAACACATGTATgtctccaaatgactccccattcaaacctcctaagttgggcacccaaaatttactatttgGAGGTATGACAAATGCTCTTATGCATCTTACAGGTgtcataacttacaacacttaTAATTATAAGAGAATCCATCATTACTGACTATTATTAGTTGATTCTTTTACAACTCGTCATAACCCAACTTGGACAtccaccttctccatgcaaaaggtatctccCGCCACTTGTTTAATATGCCATAGAATATATAATAGGTTGGCACTTGTCAAGATCCTCGAAGTGGGATGCCGACCTCCACATGTGCAACATGTGTCATACAATCACTGCCAACTAGGATGCCGCCAAGCTTGTGGGTCCCACTAAATGAATAGACATTTGTAggcaattaataaataaaaataataaataaatatagcaAAATCAATGTTAgaatttgcaaaggttgagacaccttaatcccaacaaaagGGACTTGACAAAGGTG contains these protein-coding regions:
- the LOC131060985 gene encoding uncharacterized protein LOC131060985, which translates into the protein MEDAKMICLKDLSPAATNTVNTKFIMLEKGKPMKDGGERTCLTLVADQSASVHFQLWGNECDAFQPGDIIHLTNGIFSYHKANLVLRAGKKGRAQKIGEFIMTFVEMPNMSELRWVRDPSDQKRLIPDPTISVPPSSRIFPSIQN